One window from the genome of Asterias rubens chromosome 11, eAstRub1.3, whole genome shotgun sequence encodes:
- the LOC117297000 gene encoding low-density lipoprotein receptor-related protein 10-like translates to MDVATSFIYAVAVFVTCLYSVYGQSKATPAPCTSDTSFYSERTYQCNDGNGCYSDYDKCNSNAQCVDKSDDMNCDYCKDYSAFFCVQSRQCLSSYNVCDGVPDCLYGEDEDLPECSPSIWMYMSGGQLAGLLIGFIIFIVIVVVIVVAVNQNCKKQPVMQLSNTI, encoded by the exons ATGGACGTCGCAACCAGTTTCATTTATGCTGTAGCTGTGTTTGTTACATGCTTGTACAGTGTGTATGGGCAGTCGAAAG CTACACCGGCACCTTGTACGTCAGACACGTCATTTTATTCGGAGCGTACTTATCAATGCAATGATGGGAATGGATGCTACAGTGATTATGATAAGTGTAATTCCAATGCTCAATGTGTAGACAAATCAGATGATATGAACTGTG ATTACTGTAAGGATTACAGCGCTTTCTTCTGTGTTCAATCTCGTCAATGTTTGAGTTCGTATAATGTATGTGACGGCGTGCCTGATTGCCTCTATGGTGAAGACGAAGATCTCCCTGAATGTT CCCCCTCTATCTGGATGTATATGAGTGGAGGTCAGCTGGCAGGCCTTCTCATCGGTTTCATCATCTTTATTGTCATTGTCGTCGTCATCGTCGTTGCAGTTAACCAGAATTGCAAGAAACAACCAGTCATGCAACTATCCAACACAATTTAG